The DNA sequence CTGTATTTGTGTATAAAGATAAAATAGTCTTTATTCATTGTAAGAGTAACCTATAAGAAAGTCTGCCTTGATGTAAAATACGTCTTTAGTTCCTTTGAGTTAGAGAACGGTCCCTTCAAACAGCAAACATGGCAACATTGTTTTGTTCACAATACATGCAATGTAATTCAGGACAATCCTCACGCATTAGCATAATCCGTGAATCGTGGGTTTTGCATCACTGTCCCCTAAAACAGCCTCTCTCTATATGAAGGAACAAGATGTCGATcagaacaaaagaaaagcagagaaagagagaaaagaggCACGCAAAAAAGCGGCCGAGGTGAAGATGCTGAAGGACGAATACGCTCAACTGCAGCACAGAAAACGACAGCTCCTTCATCACATGCACAGAGACGCCGTGTATCAGGACTTCATGCAACAGGTGTTAAAACTAACACGGGTAAGGTAATGAGGTAACATTAGTGCATATTTACATATTAGAGAATGTGGCCTGTTTCATGATACCACCTGTGCTGTAACTTTGGACCCGTGTCATGTTTGTTAACAGTTTGAAGATGAAGCATCTCTGGCGGGTCATCTTGAGAATCTTCTCCGCATCAGGGAGCAGCTCTGCGAAAAGCAGAGGTTAGCCGAGGAGCAGGTGGACCTGCGGAGGAAAGCCCTGTTGACCTTTAACAGCCAGCATCACTTGATGCTTCTGCGCTGCAGTAAGCAGCTGTCGCAGCTGCACCACAACCTGGACAGGGCGCAACATGAAGCGGAATGCTGGGTATCGAAGCTAATCCTGACAAGGAGGAACTCTGGGTTGAATGTTTGTGATGGTTTTGTGTGATTTTATTGCCGTTCTCGTCATACAGGAGACAAAGTGGAAACACATTCAGGGCACTGCAGCTAAGGAAACGCTTTTGCTGGGACTGATCAAGATGGCAGCACTCAACCTCTACGAGTTAACGGGCGGTGATGTGGATGGAGAGAAAGGCGTCCCTCTGAGTGACACCGACACACAACTGGACAAGGTTTGTACCCTGATAGCTACAGAATCTGACGTGGAAGATTAAGTTGAACacagcacacattttttttggtgtctttTGTATAGATCAAGATGTTCATACAGGACCACAAGGACATTGTAAGACGACATCAAAGTAGCTCACATAGAAATGCTGAAGAAAAGGCCACTGTTACGGAACATTAATGAAGATGTTCAAATGTACATGGTGACCTGCTGGAGtcaaataaagttgtttttatcatcaaaaacattttttattcttcttataTAAGACAACTTGCATATAATGAGTAGTAATTATTGCAATAATGATAGTAACATCAATATATTTCcatagattaactcattcactgccattgatggctataaacgtcaaaaattcatttgaactatttctattagtttaaatattttccacatttgttaacaattgtatgaaacctataaaaatgtttattgtatatttagaacagatacaatttattttgattaatcgcaagttaatagtgaagtaatgcgattaattacgattaaaaactttaatcgcctgacgccccgaatttttaataatctttcactgccattaatggctataaacgtcaaaaattcatttgaactatttctattagtttaacattattttcccacttttgttaacaagagtatgaaaacctatctttttttttattgcacgtttagaacagatgtaaaatttgtgattaatcgtcagttaactagtaaagtcatgcgattaattacaattaaaattttaatcgtcttttgcctttaatttttaataatctttttttttatttttatgaatttatggcagtaaatgagttaatacaaaTATGACCGCTCACATTCAAATAAATGTCTCAAAGCAATCTTTGCTAGAACTGCAGTCTTTTTCTCATGAATCAGattatatactgtaatttaACTTGGTTTAGAGAGACTTTCCCGGAGACTTTAGCTTCATAAAATAATCTTCTCCTTGTCTCACAATCACATAATCTGTTAGCTGCAGATTATTCAATTCTGACGGGATCTCCCACAGTCC is a window from the Vanacampus margaritifer isolate UIUO_Vmar chromosome 3, RoL_Vmar_1.0, whole genome shotgun sequence genome containing:
- the cfap73 gene encoding coiled-coil domain-containing protein 42 isoform X2 codes for the protein MSEGERCVVTARRYRDRNDTLIEFMKDRREQEHLMVILKQRLQLESLRRCEDELLKETRKAKELISNFDISPTEQDVDQNKRKAEKERKEARKKAAEVKMLKDEYAQLQHRKRQLLHHMHRDAVYQDFMQQVLKLTRFEDEASLAGHLENLLRIREQLCEKQRLAEEQVDLRRKALLTFNSQHHLMLLRCSKQLSQLHHNLDRAQHEAECWETKWKHIQGTAAKETLLLGLIKMAALNLYELTGGDVDGEKGVPLSDTDTQLDKIKMFIQDHKDIVRRHQSSSHRNAEEKATVTEH
- the cfap73 gene encoding coiled-coil domain-containing protein 42 homolog isoform X1, whose translation is MSEGERCVVTARRYRDRNDTLIEFMKDRREQEHLMVILKQRLQKLESLRRCEDELLKETRKAKELISNFDISPTEQDVDQNKRKAEKERKEARKKAAEVKMLKDEYAQLQHRKRQLLHHMHRDAVYQDFMQQVLKLTRFEDEASLAGHLENLLRIREQLCEKQRLAEEQVDLRRKALLTFNSQHHLMLLRCSKQLSQLHHNLDRAQHEAECWETKWKHIQGTAAKETLLLGLIKMAALNLYELTGGDVDGEKGVPLSDTDTQLDKIKMFIQDHKDIVRRHQSSSHRNAEEKATVTEH